Genomic DNA from Filimonas effusa:
TTCATACCGGCAGAACATTCTTTGGGCGAGTCTGTTAATGCTGCTACTTCAGTCATTACCTATTTCAATATCCACTTTGATAAAATCCATTCAGGGCCGGTCCGAATTACCCGAATGTTTTTTTGAAATCCAATAGCCGTGATTTATCGTAAGAAAAACAAGATTTAATCACTATTCCGAGAGAGGCTATTATTTTGTTAAGCAGGATTCCAATTCTTATGTATCACTCGGTTAATCCCACCCAGGAAGAGGCGGGTTATCTGCATGTGCCGCTACGTGTTTTTGAAGCCCAGCTTCAATGGTTGTCGTTGCAAGCCTATACAACCATTACTATCGCCGATCTGCTCCGGGAACCGGCTTCCACGTTTCATTCGCAGGCATCCAAAAAGCTGGTCATCACTTTCGATGATGGTTATGTATCCCTTTACCGGCTGGCCACTCCCCTGCTGCGTAAATATGGCTTCACCGCTACACTTTTCGTTACAACGGCAGCGGTAGGTGCAGAGAGCTACCGGGTGCTGCCCCATTTTTCAACTACACTTCCTTCCGGCGACAGGCCACTGAACTGGCAGGAATTAAAGGAAATGGAAGAGGACTGCTGGGATATTCAGCCGCACGGGCATGAGCATTTAACGCATAACATGATTGCAGACGCAGCCCTGCAAACAGAAATAGCAGAAAGCAAACGGCTGGTAGAGCTGCACCTGCAGAAGCAAGCCCTGTATTATGCTTTTCCTTATGGCAGGTACAATCATCGCTGCCTGCAGCTACTGGACCAACTGGGCTTTCGCGCGGCTTTTACGGTACAGCCGGGATTAACCGGCAACACGAAGCCCTTCCAGATACCACGCATTGAAATCAACAGGTTTGATACGATTGCTTTATTTCAACGTAAAGTAACAACAGGCTATCGTAGCCAGGGTCAGCATATCAGTTCATTTTTCACCTCATTCATTTTCAGGAATCCCCGCCTAAAAGACTGGCTCAAGCAAGTCCGGGACAGATTCCTGCCTTAAAACCTGTCATATGCATATTTACAAAGACGTTACCTTACTTATTACGCATTATAACAGGCCCCATTCACTGGAAAGACTCTTACGTTCGTTACAGCAGGCGGGTATTGGTTTTGAAGAAATCATCGTATCCGATGACGCCAGCGACGAACAGCATTTCCCCCTGTTGCAGGCGTTGCAATTGCAGTACAAGTTTACAATAATACCCGGCCAGGTAAACAAAGGGCTTGGTCATAACCTGAACAAAGGACAAGCAGCGGTAAAAACGTCGCTGGTATTGTATATACAGGAGGATTTTGAATTCACCTCTCTCTTTATACAGGATTTACCTGATGCCATCAGCATCATGAACAGGGATGCCCAACTGGACCTTGTCCGTTTTTTTGCGCATGCACGTTATCCTTACCTGCGGCCTTATTCTACGGCGTATGAGGAAATGTATATGCCCTTGTTTGCTACCGATTATCATAAGATATATGCTTACAGCGATACGCCTCATTTGAGAAGAGCAGATTTCAGCAGTAAGTTCGGTCCTTATAAGGAAGGTATCAATGCCGACCGTACAGAGTATTGGATGTGTGTTTCTTTTATCAGGAACAAAGGGCGTTGTGTTATCAGCAGGCACTATGCGGGCTTATTCCTGCATCATAATACGCCTGATGAGCCGAGTACGATCCGGCGGCCGGGAAGGCAGTTCAGCAACAATTTTTTTGTGCGAACTGCGCGATACTGGTACCGCCAGATACGATACAACTTCGATCTTCTCTCTTGATTGCTTTTCAGCCGGGCGTAAGTATTCCCTTTGTCCGGCTGAAGGAAGCCGCCCCCATTATTGTGCTAATGTTTATACATATTAAAGGCAATAATGGCAATAGCTACCAACAGGAAAACAATGGCTGCAATCATTGCTCCCTTCTGCTGGCGGGCCCGCATTGCCGCTTGTTCATCCGCTGATGATACATGAAAGCTGGCATAGATCTTTTTTGCCTTATTTAATAAAACAGTTCCACCTACAACACAGAGTGCGGAGCCAGCCAGGGCGAAAACTGTCTTAAAGACAAGAACAGTAGATACAATACCTATCACCAAAAGAGATATTCCCGCGATTGTAAGAAGTGCATATTTTTTCATAAAAACAATTTAGGACTTATTTGCATTCGCGCTGGCTGGCTCTAGCACTGTAATTTCGCCATCTCCATTATATCTTTCCTCACAGATGCGCTATCTTTATAAGAACAATGAGCACCAATGCCTGAGCATCAATGCATAGAGTATAAGCAAAGCTGGCACGAAGACTATCTGAAATGGATAGTTGGATTTGCTAATAGCCAAGGTGGTATTATTTTTATTGGCAAAGATGACCACGGCACTGTTACAGGCGTATCGGACTACAAGAAGCTGATGGAAGACCTGCCAAACAAAATAAGGGATGTGCTAGGTATTATTGTGGAAGTGAATCTTCATAAAGAGCAAGGCTTGCACTACCTAGAAATAGTGACACCCGCTTATGCCGTTCCTATTTCTCTGCGAGGTGCATACTATACGCGCAGTGGCAGCACTAAGCAGGAGCTAAAGGGAAATTCTTTACTAGAATTCTTGTTACGGAAAACAGGTAAAACCTGGGATGATGTAATAGAGCCCTCGGCAACAATAAACGATATTGACGATAACTCAGTAAACATTTATCTGAAGGCAGCCAGGAAAAGCGGCCGCTTGCCGGAAATAGAGGATGATATAACACTACCCGCACTATTGGAAAAATTGCGATTGTCGGAAGAAGGAAAGATTAAACGCGCGGCAGTAATATTGTTTGGAAAAGACCCAACTAGGTTTTATGCCAATATGATGGTAAAAATAGGCAGATTTGGCTTCTCAGATGACGATTTAAGATTCCAGGAAACAGTTGAAGGAAATCTGCTTAGTATTTTCCAAGAGGTACCAGAAATATTAAATAGGAAGTTTTTCACTAAAGCAGTCAGCTTTGAAGGCTTATTGAGAATTGAGAAGGGTGAATATCCAGTGGCGGCATTACGTGAGATATTGCTGAACGCTCTTGTTCATCGAGATTATATGGGTAGCAATGTTCAGATAAGAATGTATGACAATAAGTTCAATTGCTGGAATGAGGGAATGCTACCGCAAGGTTATCATTGGAATCTTTAAAGAGGCTGCACCCCTCTCGCCCTCGCAACGCCTTAATAGCCGAAGTATGTTTTAAAGGTGGTTACATTGACGCATGGGGTCGCGGTACGCTTAAAATAATGCAATCCTGTAAGGAGGCGGGCTTACCAGAGCCAGAGATTATTGAGCAGGACGGCGGTATTTTAGTAACGCTGTTTAAAGATCGTTTTAATGAAGCAGAATTGAAAAAACTGGGGTTGAATGAACGACAGGTAAACTCCTTGTTGTATATGGCGGAAGGAAACCAGTTAACGAATGCTAAATATCAGGAGCTAAATAATGTAGGTAAATCTGCCGCAACAGAGGATTTGCAAAATCTTGTTTTAACCGGGCTAATAAAGCAGATTGGTACAAAAGGCCGAGGTAGTAAGTATGTTCTAAAATAATTGGCCGTTAATTGGCCGAATTGGCCGTTCTGCAAAAAGAAATGAAGGGATCGCCCCCCCCTTCATTTCTTTACTTTTAATTCGATTGCAGCCTGTGGATACATGTTTCGAGGCTGGGGCGCCAGGGTACGAGGGCCACGCCATACACCTGCTGTATTTTGTGCGTATCCATCACCGAGTAACCGGGACGGGCTGCAGGCGTAGGGTAGGCTGATGAAGGAATACCTTTCACTTCACATGACTTCTGCCCTATTTCTTTGATGGCGGTAGCAAAATCGAACCAGGAAATAACACCGGTATTGGAATAATGATAATACCCCGGCTGGAATGTTTTTTCCCCGGTATGCACAGCATTGACGATATGAAGAATAGCAGCGGCCAGGTCTTTCGCATAGGTGGGACTGCCCACCTGGTCGTTCACCACATTCAGTTCCTGGCGTTCGCCCATGAGGCGCAACATGGTTTTCACGAAGTTGTTGCCATGTTCACTATATACCCATGCCGTACGTATGATCACCGTATCGGGGTTATGTTTCATGGCCAGTTGTTCGCCCTGGTATTTTGTTTCCCCGTAATAGTTCAATGGTTCGGCAGCATCATCAGGCTGGTAAGGACTGGTGCCTTTGCCATTAAAAACATAATCGGTAGAAATATGAATCAGCTTCGTGTTGTGCTTTTGACAGCTTGTGGCGATGATGCCAACAGCGGTAGCGTTGATAGCCAGCGCCAGCTCACGATCTGTTTCGGCTTTATCAACGGCAGTATAGGCGGCACAGTTGATAAAGAAGGCAGGCTTGTGTTGTTCAAAAGCTTTTGCCACGGCACCGGGATCGGTAATATCGAGCGTGTCCCTGTCGGTAAAAATGAATTCGAAGGCAGACAATGCGGGAGCAAGGCGTTCGAGTTCAAAGCCCAGTTGGCCATATCCACCTGAAACGAGAATAGTATGTTTCATATTATCAGGAATTACAAACTCCAGTACATCCTGGAGTGAATGCGGTTACGGAAAACGCCTTTTATATCGGCAATCAATGCATGCGGTTTGGTGATAGCGGCAAAGTAATCATCGTTGCAGGAATGGTACTCCTGATGGGCAACCGCCACGATCACTGCATCATAATCGTCGTCTATCTTTTGCGCAAGAGAGAAGCCATATTCATGTTGCAGTTCGTTGCTATCTGCGTTGGGGTCGACCACATCTACACGCAGGTAATATTCCTGTAAGCCATGTACCACATCGGCGACTTTTGAGTTCCGTACATCCGATACATCTTCTTTAAAAGTAGCGCCCATGATCAGGATCTTAGCATCCTTCACATTGCCATTATGCAATAACACATGCTGTAAGATCTTCCTGGCTATGTGGGCGCCCATTCCATCGTTGATATAACGGCCGGCAAGGATCACCTTGGAGCTATAACCCAGTTCGGCAGCCTTATAGGTAAGATAATAAGGATCAACCCCTATGCAATGTCCGCCTACAAGCCCGGGATAGAATTTCAGGAAATTCCATTTTGTACCTGCAGCTTCGAGCACTTCAAAGGTGTTCAGTCCCATCTTATCGAAGATGAGCGAAAGTTCATTCATCAGTGCGATGTTCAGGTCGCGCTGTGTATTTTCAATTACTTTGGCAGCTTCTGCAACTTTAATGGAAGGCACCCTGTGAACGCCTGCTTTCACTACCAGTTCGTAGAGTTGTGCTATTTCATGCAAGGCAGCTTCATCGCTGCCGGCCACTACCTTAATTACACTTTCAAGCGTATGCACCTTGTCGCCCGGGTTAATACGCTCGGGGGAGTACCCGGCTTTAAAACCAGTTCCCAACGACAGTCCGCTCACTTCTTCAATAATGGGTAAGCACACCTCTTCGGTACAACCCGGATACACGGTAGATTCATATACTACATAACCACCGGGCTGCAATACCTTTCCAACAGTTGCGGATGCCGCTTTTATGGCGGTGAGGTCGGGAACGTT
This window encodes:
- a CDS encoding polysaccharide deacetylase family protein; amino-acid sequence: MYHSVNPTQEEAGYLHVPLRVFEAQLQWLSLQAYTTITIADLLREPASTFHSQASKKLVITFDDGYVSLYRLATPLLRKYGFTATLFVTTAAVGAESYRVLPHFSTTLPSGDRPLNWQELKEMEEDCWDIQPHGHEHLTHNMIADAALQTEIAESKRLVELHLQKQALYYAFPYGRYNHRCLQLLDQLGFRAAFTVQPGLTGNTKPFQIPRIEINRFDTIALFQRKVTTGYRSQGQHISSFFTSFIFRNPRLKDWLKQVRDRFLP
- a CDS encoding glycosyltransferase family 2 protein, which codes for MHIYKDVTLLITHYNRPHSLERLLRSLQQAGIGFEEIIVSDDASDEQHFPLLQALQLQYKFTIIPGQVNKGLGHNLNKGQAAVKTSLVLYIQEDFEFTSLFIQDLPDAISIMNRDAQLDLVRFFAHARYPYLRPYSTAYEEMYMPLFATDYHKIYAYSDTPHLRRADFSSKFGPYKEGINADRTEYWMCVSFIRNKGRCVISRHYAGLFLHHNTPDEPSTIRRPGRQFSNNFFVRTARYWYRQIRYNFDLLS
- a CDS encoding AlbA family DNA-binding domain-containing protein, with product MPEHQCIEYKQSWHEDYLKWIVGFANSQGGIIFIGKDDHGTVTGVSDYKKLMEDLPNKIRDVLGIIVEVNLHKEQGLHYLEIVTPAYAVPISLRGAYYTRSGSTKQELKGNSLLEFLLRKTGKTWDDVIEPSATINDIDDNSVNIYLKAARKSGRLPEIEDDITLPALLEKLRLSEEGKIKRAAVILFGKDPTRFYANMMVKIGRFGFSDDDLRFQETVEGNLLSIFQEVPEILNRKFFTKAVSFEGLLRIEKGEYPVAALREILLNALVHRDYMGSNVQIRMYDNKFNCWNEGMLPQGYHWNL
- a CDS encoding ATP-binding protein: MESLKRLHPSRPRNALIAEVCFKGGYIDAWGRGTLKIMQSCKEAGLPEPEIIEQDGGILVTLFKDRFNEAELKKLGLNERQVNSLLYMAEGNQLTNAKYQELNNVGKSAATEDLQNLVLTGLIKQIGTKGRGSKYVLK
- the rfbD gene encoding dTDP-4-dehydrorhamnose reductase, with protein sequence MKHTILVSGGYGQLGFELERLAPALSAFEFIFTDRDTLDITDPGAVAKAFEQHKPAFFINCAAYTAVDKAETDRELALAINATAVGIIATSCQKHNTKLIHISTDYVFNGKGTSPYQPDDAAEPLNYYGETKYQGEQLAMKHNPDTVIIRTAWVYSEHGNNFVKTMLRLMGERQELNVVNDQVGSPTYAKDLAAAILHIVNAVHTGEKTFQPGYYHYSNTGVISWFDFATAIKEIGQKSCEVKGIPSSAYPTPAARPGYSVMDTHKIQQVYGVALVPWRPSLETCIHRLQSN
- a CDS encoding nucleotide sugar dehydrogenase translates to MNPNKSIFASLTNGETSLAVIGLGYVGLPVALELAKHVKVIGFDVKEHRVEQLRQGIDPSGEIADTSFKGRNIVFTSSIEVLRDAAFFIVAVPTPVDDHNVPDLTAIKAASATVGKVLQPGGYVVYESTVYPGCTEEVCLPIIEEVSGLSLGTGFKAGYSPERINPGDKVHTLESVIKVVAGSDEAALHEIAQLYELVVKAGVHRVPSIKVAEAAKVIENTQRDLNIALMNELSLIFDKMGLNTFEVLEAAGTKWNFLKFYPGLVGGHCIGVDPYYLTYKAAELGYSSKVILAGRYINDGMGAHIARKILQHVLLHNGNVKDAKILIMGATFKEDVSDVRNSKVADVVHGLQEYYLRVDVVDPNADSNELQHEYGFSLAQKIDDDYDAVIVAVAHQEYHSCNDDYFAAITKPHALIADIKGVFRNRIHSRMYWSL